A stretch of DNA from Halobacillus litoralis:
TATTGAAAATCCTCATCAGTATATCGCCCAACCGACCATTAAATTATCAAGGGCTCCTGCGTATCAGGAAGGTAGATTTTATCCATGTCATGTAGATTTGCGCGTGTTTGTCATGAATGGAGAAAAGACGAATGTACTTCATGGAGGGTTATCACGAGTAGCTCTCAAAGAAGGCTCTCTTGTTGTGAACTCCTCACAAGGTGGGGGAGGAAAAGATACTTGGATCTTGACAGAAAGTGGTGATCAACATGCTTAGTCGTGTAGCAGATTCTCTATACTGGATGTCGCGCAACATAGAACGATCCGAAAACAATGCAAGGGTACTCAGTGTACAGCTCATTCATATGTTGGAGGCACAAAATCAAGAGGCCTCAGATCGCGACTGGGAAGAGATTGTGGAAGTCTGTGCTTCCGCGAAAGATTATTACAGTCTGTATGATCGTTTAGACAGGGAAACATTGATCCAGTACTTGACCATCAGTCCATTTAACGTCAACTCTCTTATGAATTGTATGAATTATGCCCGAGAGAATGCTCGTTCAACAAGGGATATCCTTCCTGAAGAACTTTGGGAAGTTTTAAACGCATTTCATTTGGACCAAAAAGAGTGGCAGGAGCTGCCGAATACGAGGCAGCATACCCAGGATTACCTGGATCGTGTAATTAAAACTTCCATGACATCACAAGGTGTTATTGAGTCCAGTATGAGCCGTGGCACTCCTTATACTTTTATTAAAGTAGGGAAATGGCTGGAGCGCGCTGAGAAAACGGCAAGAATATTGAATGTGACCTGTGAAAAAAACAGAAAAGAAGCCGATGTTCCGACGGACCACTACTATTACTGGCTGACAGCTCTGCAGTTTTTGAATGGTTATGATGCGTATATTAAAGAACATCCACCTACAATGGAGTCGAAGCACGTCCTTAGTTTTTTAATTAAAGAAGGGACGTTCCCTCGGTCGATTCGTTATTGCATGGACCATGTCTTTGAAGCCGTCAACAAGCTTGAAGATGGGAAAATCTCTCATTATTCCGAGGACCTTTTTCAAATGCTCGAGCTCATTCAAGATGAAATTACCAGGACAAACATAGAGGAAATGGATATGAATGAGCTGATGTCATTTCTTGATCATTTCCAGGATCGGTGCATGACGCTCAGTCGAATGTTCTCACAAACCTATTATTTAATTGAACCCGTTCACGTCAAGTAAAGGCTATCCAGGAGGAATACACAGTGAAGTTCCAAATTGAGCATACGAACACCTTTTATTATGATAATTTTGTCGATCAGAGCATGAATCATATCCGCTTGAAACCAAGGACGGATGAATGTCAGAGGCTATTGGCTTACCGGACTGAAATCACTCCAGGTTCGATGACGAAGGAACATATTGACCTCTGGGGAAACCATGTGGAAACATTCTTTATTCCCGAGAAGCATGAACACTTAACGTTGAAGACGACGTCAACGGTCAGTATCCAAAAAAGCCCATTCATCCGAATGATTGAATGTTCGGATGAGATGCAGACTATTTTTCATTCAGAGCTTTTTCGTCACCACTATCTGGCTTACTTGAACGAAACACCTTATACTTTCCTGTATAAAGAACAACACGAAGAGATTATCAATGAAGTCGGAGACGCAAAGGACCCTATACGCTTTTCTTTAAGGTTAATGGAGTATATCCACCAATTGATCAGATATGATACAACGACGACTCAGGTCAATACCAAGGCCTACGAATCATGGCCATTAAGGTCTGGGGTGTGCCAGGATTTTGCCCACATTATGATTGGTGTCTTAAGGGCCCAGGGTGTACCTGCCCGCTATGTGAGTGGTTACCTTTATGTTGGAGAAGATTCAGCGCTTGTGGGGGATGCAGCCACACATGCGTGGGTGGAAGTGATGGTGCCTGGAATCGGATGGATCGGTTTGGATCCTACCAACAATGTCGAAGCATTAGAACAGCACATTAGAATTGGTACAGGAAGAGATTATGCTGATGTCAGCCCACTTCAAGGAGTATATCGAGGCGGCGGCCAGAACCTTGATGTGAAAGTCAGCGTGACACTTCTAGACCATTAAAAAAATCCCTCTCCATAATGGAGAGGGATTTTCATACGTCATCCGTTCTGGAAGCTTTCTTTATGACGTGGTTGTCCTTTGAAGTAATCGATCATTAATCCGATGATTCCACCAACAATCGCCGGGAAGACCCAACTTAGGTTCAGTTCAAACAATGGCAGTTGACTGATTAATGGTTCGATGGCTGATACATCTGCGCCAAAAGCTACGAGCCCATCGTAAACCCCAATGAACGCAGTCAATAGAATGGCTCCTCTGTACACATAAGGTGAGTGATTGAAGAGGGGGCTCATGAATGTTAGGGCGACCAGAACGATGGTGATCGGATAGACGAACACAAGAACTGGAACAGAATAAGCGATGATTTGGTTTAATCCGATATTAGATATCGCCAAACTAATCAAAGTTACTATGATAATGACATGGTGATAAGTCAGCCCAGGAACACGCTTTGAAAAGAATTGGCCACAAGCAACCGTTAGACCTATGCATGTTGTTAAACAGGCTAGTCCTACAATGACACCAAGCAATAGTGTCCCTACATCCCCATACATGATTTGTGCAGCACCAGCAAGGATGGCACTTCCATTATCAAAGGAGCCTTCTGTAGCCATTCTAGCTCCGATCCACCCAATGGCCACATAGACAGTGGTTAGTCCAATGGCTGTTACTAAACCTGCTTTCAATGTCCGGCGGGTTAATACTTTCGGATCGGTGACTCCGCGATCACGGAAGGAAGAAACAACGATAATACCGAAAGCTAGAGAAGCGATAGCATCCATGGTCAAATAACCTTCAATAAATCCAGTGAAGAAAGGTTGGGACTGATATTTCTCACCCGCTGGTTGGATCTGTCCATCCAGCATGAAAAAGCTTCCAATGACGAGGCCTAGAATAGCTAAAAACAATGTAGGGGTTAAGATTTGTCCCACACGATCCACTAGTTTAGATGGATTACGGCTGAGCCAATAAACAAGTACAAAGAATAAGACCGTAAAAATGAATAACGTCAAAGACTTACCGTTTGTAAAGGGAACGATGCCTGTTTCAAAGGCGACGTTTGCAGCCCTTGGAATGGCAAAGAAAGGTCCAATCACAAGATAAACCATCGCCGTAAATAATAATCCGAACATCGGGTGTACACGTCCAGCTAATTGTACAGCGCCGTTACGTACAAGCGATATAGCCGCTACCGTTATAATAGGTAATCCTACACCAGTAATTACAAAACCGAAAATAGCCGGAAAATAGGATGTTCCTGATTCAATACCGAGGGAAACAGGATAGATCAAATTTCCAGCACCGAAAAACAAAGCGAACAACGTGAATCCGATAAAAATTGTGTCTCTTGCTTTCATACTGGCTCCTCCTCATAGATGTCTGTATATTTTGCGTAAAAAAAGCGCTCTTATCCAAAAGATGAGCGGCAATAATCAAGACTTCTGCATGATTTTCCTTATTAAAACGTGAATGAGATTAACGCACCGCCGTAATACTATCAATGTCACACCTTTCTGTCAATTATTTTTTTAGAAAATTTAAAAGGTTATGATTACCATACCATTTTTTGTGTGATTCCCTTACAAAATAAGGGTTTATTCAACACACCCACTCAACAAAAGTTTCGAAACTGAGTCTTTCACAATCGGAAACTATATTGGAAGAAGGTTTGATGTGAAAGGGAAGTTTTTACAGACAATTTAGTTTACAGATGAGGGAGAGGCATATAGAATATGTCTATATTACTTGAGGTTCGTACATACACCTTACAGAAGGAGACTGTTTAATGATAGATTCGTTACTATTGCAACTGATGTTAGTGGGGTTTCTCGGCGTAGGTTCGCAATGGGTGGCCTGGCGCTTTCGGTTGCCTGCTATTGTAGTCATGTCCATCGCCGGTCTCTTAGCCGGTCCTGTACTAGGCCTCATGAACCCTGAGCAGGACTTCGGAGAACTTTATAAACCAATCATATCCTTGGCCGTCGCCGTCATCCTTTTCGAAGGAAGTTTGAACCTTGATATGAAGGAAGTGAAAGGTTTAGGTCGCCCTGTGTTCAGGATCGTAACTTTCGGTGCGTTTCTAAGCTGGATATTAGGTTCATTAGCGGCTCATTATGTGGCTGGTTTGTCCTGGGCGGTCGCCTTTACGATCGGGGGCTTGTTCATTGTTACTGGACCGACTGTAATCCTTCCTTTATTACGTCAGGCCAAGTTAAAACCTCGGCCAGCTAAAATTCTGAAATGGGAAGGTATCATTGTCGACCCGATTGGCGCTTTACTAGCGGTATTTGCGTTCGAAATTATCCTTTTTCTGACCAACAATGATCCTTCTGCATTATTGATGTTCTTTGCAGCTTCCGCCTTTGCTGTCTTTCTTGGCTGGGTTTGCGGAAAAGGTGTTGGCTGGATGTTCGAAACAGGATATATCCCTGAGTTCCTTAAATCCCCAGCCGTCTTTGCAGTTGTTATTGCTTGTTTTACGATTGCTGATGAAATCATGCATGAAACGGGTCTATTATCTGTAACAGCTATGGGGATGACCCTTGCAAATATGCACATCTCCTCAATCGCAGATATGCGACACTTTAAAGAGAATATATCCTTATTATTAATCTCTACCATCTTCGTCATGCTGACCGCTTCCCTGACGGTCGACACTTTGGTGGAAATCTTCAACATACAAATTATCGGGTTCGTAGCATTAATGTTGTTTATCGTCCGCCCACTTTCGATTTTTATATCCACTATGGGGACGGATTTATCTAAATCAGAGAAGCTTCTGGTCGGTTGGATTGCACCAAGAGGGATTGTCGCACTAACTGTTGCCAGTTATTTTGCGAGTGTCCTTTTGGAGGAAGGATTTGAGGATGCGTCGATTCTCATATCATTGACCTTTGCCTTAGTATTTACAACCGTTGTCGCCCATGGATTTTCTATTGGCTGGCTTGCGAAAAAGTTAGGTTTATCAATGGAGGGGCCGCCAGTGGAGTGCTCATCGCAGGAGGAAGTGCATTTACAACAGGTCTTGCCAAGACACTGGAGGATCTTAAAATCCCCGTTCTTCTTACGGACTCTTCATGGCAGAGGCTTTCCCGTGCACGTTCTCGAGGGATTGAATCCTATCATGGAGAAATTTTATCTGAGCAGACCGAGTATTATTTAGATATGACACCATATGAGTATCTCGTTGCCGCTACGGAACTGGATTCTTACAATGCCCTCGTCTGTACGACCTTCGTACCTGAGTTCGGTCGTAACAACTCTTTCCAACTTAGTTTAAGTAATAAAGAGGGGGACGATTTGGAAGACCTTGTGCATACAATTGGAGGGAGAGTCCTATTTGAAGAAGGGGCTTCATGGGAAGAATTGAATGCTCGAGTGGAAAACGGCTACGTATTCCGCAAAACGACAATCACAGAACAATATACTTTCAAAGACTATATGAAGAATATGGATCAACACGCCATGCTTCTATTTGCGAAAAGAGCCTCAGGAAAAGTTGAGTTCTTTACCCCGGATATGGAGTATAGGGCAGAGAATGGTGATGTCATCGTTTCCTTAATGCCTCCGAGTAAAGAGTTTGAGAAAATCCAGGAAAAACTTGAGGGGCAGCGAAAAGATAAAGAAAATCAAAAGAAATCTTAAACATAAAAAGACGGAGGAAATCAGTTTCCTCCGTCTTTTATTATTGCTCTGTCTGAGCTAACTGCTTATTTAGTTCTTTTAACTCTTCTTCCATCCGAGCCAGTTGTTTTTCGGCATTTTGAATATTGCCACCGGCGGCTTCAAGCTTATCTAAATCTCCTTGAATACGAATATAATCAGCTTTTAAGAAAGTAATTTGGTCTTGGATTTCTTTTTTTGTCATGGTTTATTCTTCCTTTCTTTATGTTGTTCTCCATGTCATTGAGACGTATAATGGAAAGAAAAATTCATCTTATTCAGAATTTTATCAAAAAAATGGTTTAAAGCAAAAAGAAAAGGGGTACTCCTAGATGACTATAATTTATGAGCGTGATCCAATCAAGTTCTATGAACGAGTAGAACCATTGCTGCTGAATAAGGAAGCGGAAAATAATCTGCCTTTGGGGATTTTAGAACGTCTGAAAAATTCTCAAGGTAAAGAGGCTTGTCACTTAATCAGATTCCAGGAAAATGGAAGAACTACGTTCATGACAATGAGAACACCCCCACATTTATGGATCATTCCTTCGTTTGATCATTGGGATGCCGCACATATTCGTGCATTTATCCAATATTTAATTAAGGAAGATTTTGATGTCCCTGGGATACTTGGGGAACGGAAAGCGGTGGAATGTTTCTTGGATGAATGGATAAACCATACAGGACAGAAAGCAGAGGTGCATATGGAGCAAGGAATATTCAGACTGAATCAATTGAAAACGATCCGAAACCAAAAGGGTCAGTTAATTGAAGCGGATGCTTCCCATCAATTCATGGTCGAGAATTGGTTGGAACAGTATGGAAAAGAAACAGGAGAGGACCATGTTGCTGGACGCGCAAAGGAATTGGCTGAAAGTCTGATCAAGGATCAGCGCCTTCACTTATGGATCGTCGAAGGAACAGCCGTTTCCATGGCGAGTCGGGCACGAACAACGAAAAATGGAGCGACAATCAATGCTGTGTACACACCTGATCAATATAAAAGAAAAGGATATGCCTCTCAAGCGGTGTGGCATCTAACAGATAAACTGCTCAAGAGTGGTTACTCTTTTTGCTCTCTATACACAGACCTTGGCAATCCTACATCGAACTCAATCTATAAAAAAATTGGATATGAAAGAATCGGGGATTCAATCGTATATCATTTTACAAAATAAGGAATGCGTAATGGTAAAATTGGAGCATTCAGCACCTATGATGAGCTATGTGGAATATATAAGCATCCAACTATTACAAGTTTCTTACAAGGTAAAATTTACATAAAATAGACGAAAAATTCTGTTTAAACTGATTTGAGTGAAAGACAACTATTTCGGTATTATGTTTAGTAATTGACCCAAAAACTACTACACCAATCATTTAGGGGGATTACATAGTTGAATGTATTAAAGGTAGTAGACAAAATCATTCTGAAGATCGAAGAGTTCATATTAAGTTACGCTGTCATCATTATTGCTTTGATGGTTGTAGGTAAGGCGCTGAGCAGGGCGCTATTCAGCTATTCGCCACCCTTTGCAGACGAAGTGAGTCAAATAGCGATTGTGGTAGCCACATTCATGGGGATTAGTTACGCTGCAAGGAAAGGACGCCATATAAGCATGTCTGCTTTTTATGACCTGGCTCCTTTCAAAGTGAGAAAGGTATTATCTGTATTCATTCCTTTAGTGACCGCTACTGTATTATTTGTCCTTGCCTATTATTCAGGGTTTTACGTCCTCGATGTCTATGAATCTGGAAGAGTGACATCCGCATTGGAGATGCCTGCGTACTATTTGTATCTTTTCATCCCCATCGGATTTTTACTTGGTGGCATTCAGTTTCTGAGAAATGCATGGATCAATATTAAACACCGGGACGAAGTGTACTTAGGAACGGATGCAAAGGATTATAACGATGAAAAAACAAATGAACTAGAAGGAACGCACTTGTAAAAAAATTATGATGAAGAAAGGGTAACGATATGATAGCGACAATGCTCATAATTATGGTGATCCTTCTTTTATTGAACTTCCCAATGATGATTCCACTGATGGTGGCACCATTGGTCATAATGTTCATATACTTTCCGAATTTGGATCCTATGATTTTAATGCAACAGTTTTCTACAGGTATAGAACCTTATGTACTTCTTGCTGTACCGTTGTTCATTTTTGCAGCGGATATTATGACGACAGGAAAAACATCAAATCGATTGTTAGATTTTATTGGATCTTTTATTGGCCATATACGAGGAGGTTATGCCGTTACAACTGCAGCTGCATGTACCCTGTTCGGTGCGATATCCGGGTCTACGCAGGCGACTGTCGTAGCCATAGGTAAACCGATGAGAGAGCGCTTGTTGAAGATCGGCTACAAAGACCCGACAGCGATGGCCTTGATCATCAATTCCAGTGATGTAGCTTTACTAGTCCCGCCAAGTATAGGGATGATCATATACGGGTTGGTATCTGGAACATCCGTAGGTGATTTGTTTATCGCAGGAATTATTCCAGGCGTTATTGTCTTCCTGTGCTTTTCCATCTACAGCGTCATCTACGCAAAAATGGCGGACATTCCATTAGCGAATAAAGCGTCATGGAAAGAAAGACTGCAGATGACTAAAAAAGCCCTGCTTCCATTGGGATTCCCGGTTTTAATTATTGGGGGAATTTACACTGGGCTGTTTAGTCCGACTGAGGCAGCAGGTATGTCTGTGCTTTATGCATTTGTTCTGGAAGTGCTGGTTTACCGGTCTGTACATATTAAAGAACTACCGAAAATTGCACGGTCTACCGGTTTAGTGACATCTGCCGTCTTCGTTCTTGTGGCTGGTGGACAAGCTTTCACATGGGTCATATCATTCGCTCGTATACCACAGATGATTACAGAAACCGTTCTTGGCTCAGATCCTAGTGCTGTTTATGTGCTCTTGATGGTGACGATCTTTTTCTTCATTGGATGTATGTTTGTGGATCCAATCGTGGTTATCTTGATATTAACTCCGATTTTCTACCCTGCAGCGATGAGCGCAGGAGTAGACCCTATCCATTTAGGTGTTGTGATCACATTCCAAGCGGCCTTAGGCTCAGCTACGCCTCCATTCGGAGTGGATATATTTACAGCCAGTGCGGTATTCAACAAGCCGTATTTAGAGGTCATCAAAGGAACACCACCATATATTCTGATGATGTTTGCCATTTCAGTTTTACTAATATTCTTTGAGGAACTTTCACTCTTCCTTCTTTGATTGAGAGTGTGAGCTGATATACAAAATATAGGGAGGTCATTGTTATCTTTAAAAAAAATAGTTTATTAACATTCATGTCGTTGGTCATGCTCAGCATGGTTCTTGCTGCCTGTGGGGGAAGTGACGATGGGGACGGCAATGCCAGTGGCGATGGTGGAGAAACCTACAATTGGAAGTTCGTAACGGAAGAAGTGGATGGACAGGTCCAATATGAATACGCAGAAGAATTCGCTAAACGGATGAACGAAAAATCTGATGGTGCCGTAAACATTGATGTTTATGAATTTGGCGGACTCGGAAGTGAAACAGACCAAGTAGAGCAGCTTCAAAACGGAACCGTACAGATGGCGATCATGTCTCCTGGTTTTACGGGGAATATGGTAAAAGAGGGACAAATCTTTGCTCTGCATTTCCTTTTTCCTGATAGTGTTGAAAAAACACAACAAATCTTGAATGATAGCGAAGCATTGAACACAGATCTACGTGAACTGTATGAAGAACACAGCATTTCTCCATTAGCTTACTGGACAGAAGGTGCGATGCAGTGGACGTCCAGTAAGACAATTGAAAAACCTGCCGACTTTGAAAACTTTAAGATGCGTACACAAACGTCTCCATTGATTCTAAAATCATATGAGGCGTACGGAGCAGACCCTACTCCAATGAGTTGGTCAGAGCTTTATACAGCATTGGATAGAGGTACAGTGGAAGGGCAGGAGAATCCTATCTTCTTCATTGGAGACGCTTCTTTCAATGAAGTACAGGATTACATGACATTATCCAACCACAACAACTATGTAGCCATGACGACAGTCAACACAGACTGGTATGCAGGTCTTGATGAAGAAATGAAGACAATGGTTGATGAAACCGTTAAAGAAATGCAGGACTGGGTATACGAAGAGCAGAAGAAGCAGAATGAAGAGTATCTAGAAACGATTAAAAACGATACAGAAAATCCAACAGAAATTATCGAATTGACAGAGGAACAACGCAAAGCTTTCAAAGAAAAAGCGCTTCCTGTCCGTGACTTCTACCGTAGTGATGTTTCTACTGTAGACGGAAAAGTCCTCGATAAGCTTCTTGAAGAAATTGAAGCATCAGGCGAATAAAGCATAAAAAATGTCCAGAGCTCACCAGCTCTGGACATTTTTTATGCTAACTTTACTTCCACTAAAGCTCCTTTTACTTGGAGACTAAGTTTCGAGATGTTTTCGGGCTTCGTTGCCCTGGTTGAGCGTTAGGGGTGGTTGGGAAGCTACTCGTCTAGCTCCATCGCCCAGACACTCGCGTCATAAGCAGAACAGCAAAGGAATAAAAAAGCACATCCCGTTGTTGTTCTGCTTATGCCAGTCGTGTCTACCAGGGCGATTCCGCATTTGAAGACTTTCCTGTGGGGAGTGGCGAGCTTCCTCGGGCAAACGCCCTGCGGGATCTCGCCTATCTCCTTCTCCCGCGGGAGTCTCGCAGCTTCCCAACCACCCTGTTCAATGTATGTGAGAAACGCCCCCCTTCACCAAGTGAGGTTGTCTTCCGCTATCCCGATTGTTAAAAGTAAAAAACGCTCTGTATCAAGCTTGCAGGATTCTAATACCTGAGCATCGGAGTTTTATCCTTATACCATCAAACTAATAGCTGATTTTTTAGGAAGTGGTTTCGAGACACTGATATAGAAAAGGGGCGGAGGGGAATGGTGAGACTCCTGCGGGAAAAAAGTGCAGGGTGAGACCCCACAGGACGAAGTCCGAGGAGGCTCACCGCGCTCCCGCGGAAAGCGAGCTATTCCCCGCAGCCCCTATCCACTCAACAACAGTCTCGAAACTGAGTCTCCAAGAAACCTGCCATATTGTTCAATAATTGGGTATGAAAAATTCTATTCTGGAGCTACCCATGGTTCGGTTTGTTTTCTGTAGTCCAAAATCGTGAGCAGTAAGACGAGAAGGAAAAGGAAGCTGGACAGTTTGAATAGCGTAGCGGTTTCAACGAACTGATAAATAAACCCTAGAATGAATGCACTTGAGCCGATTCCGAGATCAATCGATGAATAGTACATCCCGTTAGCAATCCCGCTTCGCTCTGTCGTCGTTTTGGAAATGACCCATGCTTGAAGAGCAGGCATCATGGACCCGAACCCAATCCCGAATATAGCTCCTGCAATGACTAAGTGGATGTTTGAACTAGCTAGAGCGAGCACCCACATGGCGCTAAACGAAAGAATAGAGCAAATCATGATTAATTTCCACGGGCCGTTTTTATCAAAGTAGCGACCTGTGATTGGTCTCGTTATGGTCGCAAATACAGCATTAAAGAAATAGAAGAGAAAAGTCCCGGAAAGTCCTTGTTCGTTGCCGAAAATCACGATATAGGTAACAACAGAGCCATAGCCGAAGGTATTCAAGATTGTAACGAGTGCCGGATACCAGCTTCTTTTTTCAATGAGGGAGCCAGTAAAAGAAAAGCGTGGAGGATTTTCTTGATTCTTATATACCTGCTCAGGTGTTACAAATCTGGTAACAGAGAAAAGAACAATGGCAATAATACCTAAGGCAACAGCAATACCAACGAGTAGGTCGAAGGAATAATTCTGGTAAAGGTAGATACCCAGGCTCGGAGCCATAATCATCCCTACCGTTACGGAAAGCCCGAAATACCCCATGCCCTCTCCTACACGTCTTCTTGGAACAAGATCGACAGCGGCGGTCCCGTTTACT
This window harbors:
- a CDS encoding TRAP transporter large permease, whose translation is MIATMLIIMVILLLLNFPMMIPLMVAPLVIMFIYFPNLDPMILMQQFSTGIEPYVLLAVPLFIFAADIMTTGKTSNRLLDFIGSFIGHIRGGYAVTTAAACTLFGAISGSTQATVVAIGKPMRERLLKIGYKDPTAMALIINSSDVALLVPPSIGMIIYGLVSGTSVGDLFIAGIIPGVIVFLCFSIYSVIYAKMADIPLANKASWKERLQMTKKALLPLGFPVLIIGGIYTGLFSPTEAAGMSVLYAFVLEVLVYRSVHIKELPKIARSTGLVTSAVFVLVAGGQAFTWVISFARIPQMITETVLGSDPSAVYVLLMVTIFFFIGCMFVDPIVVILILTPIFYPAAMSAGVDPIHLGVVITFQAALGSATPPFGVDIFTASAVFNKPYLEVIKGTPPYILMMFAISVLLIFFEELSLFLL
- a CDS encoding DctP family TRAP transporter solute-binding subunit codes for the protein MLSMVLAACGGSDDGDGNASGDGGETYNWKFVTEEVDGQVQYEYAEEFAKRMNEKSDGAVNIDVYEFGGLGSETDQVEQLQNGTVQMAIMSPGFTGNMVKEGQIFALHFLFPDSVEKTQQILNDSEALNTDLRELYEEHSISPLAYWTEGAMQWTSSKTIEKPADFENFKMRTQTSPLILKSYEAYGADPTPMSWSELYTALDRGTVEGQENPIFFIGDASFNEVQDYMTLSNHNNYVAMTTVNTDWYAGLDEEMKTMVDETVKEMQDWVYEEQKKQNEEYLETIKNDTENPTEIIELTEEQRKAFKEKALPVRDFYRSDVSTVDGKVLDKLLEEIEASGE
- the brnQ gene encoding branched-chain amino acid transport system II carrier protein translates to MKARDTIFIGFTLFALFFGAGNLIYPVSLGIESGTSYFPAIFGFVITGVGLPIITVAAISLVRNGAVQLAGRVHPMFGLLFTAMVYLVIGPFFAIPRAANVAFETGIVPFTNGKSLTLFIFTVLFFVLVYWLSRNPSKLVDRVGQILTPTLFLAILGLVIGSFFMLDGQIQPAGEKYQSQPFFTGFIEGYLTMDAIASLAFGIIVVSSFRDRGVTDPKVLTRRTLKAGLVTAIGLTTVYVAIGWIGARMATEGSFDNGSAILAGAAQIMYGDVGTLLLGVIVGLACLTTCIGLTVACGQFFSKRVPGLTYHHVIIIVTLISLAISNIGLNQIIAYSVPVLVFVYPITIVLVALTFMSPLFNHSPYVYRGAILLTAFIGVYDGLVAFGADVSAIEPLISQLPLFELNLSWVFPAIVGGIIGLMIDYFKGQPRHKESFQNG
- a CDS encoding GNAT family N-acetyltransferase, whose translation is MTIIYERDPIKFYERVEPLLLNKEAENNLPLGILERLKNSQGKEACHLIRFQENGRTTFMTMRTPPHLWIIPSFDHWDAAHIRAFIQYLIKEDFDVPGILGERKAVECFLDEWINHTGQKAEVHMEQGIFRLNQLKTIRNQKGQLIEADASHQFMVENWLEQYGKETGEDHVAGRAKELAESLIKDQRLHLWIVEGTAVSMASRARTTKNGATINAVYTPDQYKRKGYASQAVWHLTDKLLKSGYSFCSLYTDLGNPTSNSIYKKIGYERIGDSIVYHFTK
- a CDS encoding TRAP transporter small permease codes for the protein MNVLKVVDKIILKIEEFILSYAVIIIALMVVGKALSRALFSYSPPFADEVSQIAIVVATFMGISYAARKGRHISMSAFYDLAPFKVRKVLSVFIPLVTATVLFVLAYYSGFYVLDVYESGRVTSALEMPAYYLYLFIPIGFLLGGIQFLRNAWINIKHRDEVYLGTDAKDYNDEKTNELEGTHL
- a CDS encoding SE1832 family protein, with protein sequence MTKKEIQDQITFLKADYIRIQGDLDKLEAAGGNIQNAEKQLARMEEELKELNKQLAQTEQ
- a CDS encoding alpha-E domain-containing protein; amino-acid sequence: MLSRVADSLYWMSRNIERSENNARVLSVQLIHMLEAQNQEASDRDWEEIVEVCASAKDYYSLYDRLDRETLIQYLTISPFNVNSLMNCMNYARENARSTRDILPEELWEVLNAFHLDQKEWQELPNTRQHTQDYLDRVIKTSMTSQGVIESSMSRGTPYTFIKVGKWLERAEKTARILNVTCEKNRKEADVPTDHYYYWLTALQFLNGYDAYIKEHPPTMESKHVLSFLIKEGTFPRSIRYCMDHVFEAVNKLEDGKISHYSEDLFQMLELIQDEITRTNIEEMDMNELMSFLDHFQDRCMTLSRMFSQTYYLIEPVHVK
- a CDS encoding MFS transporter, translating into MPQPKLWTWPFIFLILANLFTFMSFQMLLPNLPPYIESIGGSSLQVGLITTTFAFAAIIIRPFIGHLLMTRPRKILVLIGATSLLIMTALYPITQVVVILLIIRFIHGIAWGWSTTVNGTAAVDLVPRRRVGEGMGYFGLSVTVGMIMAPSLGIYLYQNYSFDLLVGIAVALGIIAIVLFSVTRFVTPEQVYKNQENPPRFSFTGSLIEKRSWYPALVTILNTFGYGSVVTYIVIFGNEQGLSGTFLFYFFNAVFATITRPITGRYFDKNGPWKLIMICSILSFSAMWVLALASSNIHLVIAGAIFGIGFGSMMPALQAWVISKTTTERSGIANGMYYSSIDLGIGSSAFILGFIYQFVETATLFKLSSFLFLLVLLLTILDYRKQTEPWVAPE
- a CDS encoding transglutaminase family protein, whose amino-acid sequence is MKFQIEHTNTFYYDNFVDQSMNHIRLKPRTDECQRLLAYRTEITPGSMTKEHIDLWGNHVETFFIPEKHEHLTLKTTSTVSIQKSPFIRMIECSDEMQTIFHSELFRHHYLAYLNETPYTFLYKEQHEEIINEVGDAKDPIRFSLRLMEYIHQLIRYDTTTTQVNTKAYESWPLRSGVCQDFAHIMIGVLRAQGVPARYVSGYLYVGEDSALVGDAATHAWVEVMVPGIGWIGLDPTNNVEALEQHIRIGTGRDYADVSPLQGVYRGGGQNLDVKVSVTLLDH